From the Sulfuriferula nivalis genome, the window AGGTCGTCAGGATGGACATGATGTTCAGGACTGGAATCAGGCCGAGCGTGAGATACGGAAACATTAGGTAAGACGAGACAGTACGCCGATGTTTTTGTCGTGCTGGCGTTTATGGTTTTGTTCTTTGAAGGAAATTGATAATGAATGACGATACAAATGATCCTGTATGCGGAATGCTAGTCAAGCCAGACTCATTTGCAATGGAGTATCTCGACATACATTACGCTTTTTGTTCTCAGCAATGCAGGGATCGGTTCTGCGCGAATCCTCGTCTTTATGTCGGAGTGCCGGGTGAAGAAGCGCCCAAGCAGAAGGGTATGGAAGTTATTAAACAGCGACGTTTCCGCTTGGATCGGGAGTTGACCGGTGCAGAGGCGTTGCTGCTCGAGGAAGA encodes:
- a CDS encoding YHS domain-containing protein, whose translation is MNDDTNDPVCGMLVKPDSFAMEYLDIHYAFCSQQCRDRFCANPRLYVGVPGEEAPKQKGMEVIKQRRFRLDRELTGAEALLLEEELSVMMGIRQIVVAGDTINITYDLLLVTAEQIEACVEQAGMHLGTGWGERLQRGFIHDFEEIEIDSLEVRPRPVPIKP